The proteins below are encoded in one region of Nakamurella flava:
- the pyk gene encoding pyruvate kinase yields MTRRAKIVCTLGPATSSEEGIAALLDAGMNVARMNFSHGAHEDHEVIYHRLRAAAERSGKALAIMADLQGPKIRLGKFADGPHLWNTGEQVVITVDDCEGTKDRVSTTYKGLATDARPGDRLLIDDGKVGLVVTQVDGNDVHCAVTEGGPVSNNKGISLPGMNVSVPAMSEKDVEDLKFALHLGVDVIALSFVRSPDDVDLVRNVMDEVGAERRPVIAKLEKPEAIANLEAIVRAFDAIMVARGDLGVELPLQQVPLVQKRVVQVARENARPVIVATQMLESMIEHSRPTRAEASDVANAILDGADAVMLSGETSVGKYPIIAVKTMGKIIEAVESESVSAPPLTHTPRTHGGVISFAARDIGERLGAKALVAFTFTGDTVRRLARLHTELPVLAFTPKEEVRNQLALTWGVQTFVTPPVATTDEMIRQVDGAVLSIPGYSEGDIVIVVAGAPPGQSGSTNLIRVHRLGHDD; encoded by the coding sequence ATGACTCGTCGAGCGAAAATCGTCTGCACGCTGGGTCCGGCGACCTCGTCCGAGGAGGGCATCGCCGCCCTGCTGGACGCGGGCATGAATGTCGCCCGGATGAACTTCAGCCACGGGGCCCACGAGGACCACGAGGTCATCTACCACCGCCTGCGGGCCGCCGCCGAGCGGTCGGGCAAGGCGCTGGCCATCATGGCCGACCTGCAGGGCCCGAAGATCCGCCTCGGCAAGTTCGCCGACGGCCCCCACCTGTGGAACACCGGCGAGCAGGTCGTCATCACGGTCGACGACTGCGAGGGCACCAAGGACCGGGTCTCGACCACGTACAAGGGCCTGGCCACCGACGCCCGTCCCGGTGACCGGCTGCTGATCGACGACGGCAAGGTCGGTCTGGTCGTGACCCAGGTCGACGGCAACGACGTGCACTGCGCCGTCACCGAGGGCGGCCCCGTCTCGAACAACAAGGGCATCTCGCTGCCCGGCATGAACGTCTCCGTCCCCGCGATGAGCGAGAAGGACGTCGAGGACCTCAAGTTCGCCCTGCACCTCGGGGTCGACGTGATCGCGCTGTCCTTCGTCCGCTCGCCCGACGACGTGGACCTCGTGCGCAACGTCATGGACGAAGTGGGCGCCGAGCGTCGTCCCGTCATCGCCAAGCTCGAGAAGCCCGAGGCCATCGCCAATCTCGAGGCCATCGTGCGCGCGTTCGACGCGATCATGGTCGCCCGCGGCGACCTCGGCGTCGAGCTGCCGCTGCAGCAGGTGCCGCTCGTCCAGAAGCGCGTGGTCCAGGTCGCGCGGGAGAACGCCCGCCCGGTCATCGTGGCCACCCAGATGCTCGAGTCGATGATCGAGCACTCCCGCCCGACCCGCGCCGAGGCCTCCGACGTCGCCAACGCCATCCTCGATGGCGCCGACGCGGTGATGCTGTCCGGCGAGACGTCGGTCGGCAAGTACCCGATCATCGCGGTCAAGACGATGGGCAAGATCATCGAGGCCGTCGAGTCCGAGTCGGTGAGCGCCCCGCCGCTGACCCACACCCCGCGTACGCACGGCGGTGTCATCTCCTTCGCGGCCCGCGACATCGGCGAGCGCCTCGGGGCCAAGGCCCTGGTCGCCTTCACCTTCACCGGCGACACCGTCCGGCGGCTGGCCCGGCTGCACACCGAACTGCCGGTGCTGGCCTTCACCCCCAAGGAGGAGGTCCGCAACCAGCTGGCCCTGACCTGGGGCGTGCAGACCTTCGTGACCCCGCCGGTCGCCACCACCGACGAGATGATCCGCCAGGTCGACGGGGCGGTCCTGTCCATTCCCGGGTACTCCGAGGGCGACATCGTCATCGTGGTGGCCGGTGCTCCGCCGGGGCAGTCGGGTTCGACGAACCTGATCCGCGTGCACCGGCTCGGACACGACGACTGA
- the tesB gene encoding acyl-CoA thioesterase II translates to MSSDDGTQTAISTAPVLDTDGVPRGQPAVDGLVQLLNLERLDDNLFRGVSPEVSPTRVFGGQVAAQALVAAGRTVPSDRPVHSLHAYFLRPGSPERPIIYQVDRTRDGRSFTTRRVVALQHGKPIFTMSASFQVDEPGVDHALPAPLDVPPPEVLPGFAERIAPVREYLDVWGRVPRPLDIRYVDDPPWLARLSGPRPAAHSRVWFRTDGDLPDDDLLHVCLLAYMSDLTLLYSVQTTHGLAMGFDRMQVASLDHAMWFHRPFRADEWILYDTSSPSASGARGLGTGHFFSADGRLLATVVQEGLIRLR, encoded by the coding sequence GTGAGCAGCGACGACGGCACGCAGACCGCGATCTCGACCGCACCGGTCCTGGACACCGACGGGGTTCCGCGGGGCCAACCGGCGGTCGACGGGCTCGTCCAGCTGCTGAATTTGGAGCGGCTGGACGACAACCTGTTCCGGGGGGTGTCGCCGGAGGTGTCGCCCACCCGGGTGTTCGGTGGTCAGGTGGCCGCGCAGGCTCTGGTGGCCGCCGGTCGCACGGTGCCGAGCGACCGTCCGGTGCATTCCCTGCACGCGTACTTCCTGCGTCCGGGATCGCCCGAGCGGCCGATCATCTATCAGGTCGACCGCACCCGGGACGGGCGGTCGTTCACCACCCGGCGGGTGGTGGCCCTCCAGCACGGCAAACCGATCTTCACGATGTCGGCGTCGTTCCAGGTGGACGAGCCCGGGGTCGACCACGCATTGCCGGCGCCGCTGGACGTGCCGCCGCCGGAGGTCCTGCCCGGCTTCGCCGAGCGGATCGCCCCCGTCCGGGAGTATCTCGACGTGTGGGGCCGGGTGCCGCGGCCCCTGGACATCCGCTATGTGGACGACCCGCCGTGGCTGGCCCGGTTGTCCGGGCCGCGGCCGGCCGCGCACTCCCGAGTCTGGTTCCGCACCGACGGCGACCTGCCGGACGACGACCTGCTGCATGTCTGCCTGCTGGCGTACATGTCGGACCTGACACTGCTGTACTCGGTGCAGACCACCCACGGGCTGGCGATGGGGTTCGACCGCATGCAGGTGGCGTCACTGGACCACGCGATGTGGTTCCACCGGCCGTTCCGGGCCGACGAGTGGATCCTGTACGACACCAGCTCGCCGAGTGCGTCCGGCGCCCGTGGGCTGGGGACCGGGCACTTCTTCTCCGCCGACGGGCGGCTCTTGGCCACCGTCGTGCAGGAGGGAC
- a CDS encoding AI-2E family transporter translates to MGKDLPPAAADGNATVDPAVARAESRAAQLRTQDQPHGPVGRRFDWRSPFLVALLATLGVAVGAGIVGLLWLSAHVLLLVGVALFLAIGLDPVVSWLVRRHWPRWLAVLVVLLVIAGAVAGFVAAALPPLVDETEQLVADVPQLLQQAQDHSSWIGHLDDQFGLQDRLQNFLSSSGETIAGGIFGISVVVFGALADALVVVVLMIYLLADLPRVRALLYRTVPGSRRPRAILLGDEIMAKVGRYVLGNLVISLIAGVLTFVWLTVFGVPYAVLLSLTVAILDIVPVVGSTVAGLAVTAVALTISLPVALATIGFFVVYRVVEDYVLVPRIIGRAVDIPPLVTVIAVLAGAALLGLVGALVAIPTSAGVLLLVREMLFPRLDAA, encoded by the coding sequence ATGGGTAAAGATCTTCCGCCGGCTGCGGCGGACGGGAACGCCACCGTCGACCCGGCGGTGGCTCGGGCGGAGTCCCGGGCCGCGCAGCTGCGGACGCAGGACCAACCCCACGGTCCGGTCGGTCGGCGGTTCGACTGGCGCTCACCGTTCCTGGTCGCCCTGCTGGCCACCCTGGGGGTGGCCGTCGGGGCGGGCATCGTCGGTCTGCTGTGGCTCAGCGCCCACGTCCTCCTGCTGGTCGGGGTGGCGCTGTTCCTGGCCATCGGGCTGGATCCCGTGGTGTCCTGGCTGGTCCGGCGGCACTGGCCGCGGTGGCTGGCCGTACTGGTCGTGCTCCTGGTCATCGCCGGGGCGGTGGCCGGGTTCGTCGCGGCCGCCCTGCCACCGCTGGTGGACGAGACCGAGCAGCTCGTCGCCGACGTGCCGCAGCTGCTGCAGCAGGCGCAGGACCATTCGTCCTGGATCGGGCACCTCGACGACCAGTTCGGTCTGCAGGACCGGTTGCAGAACTTCTTGTCCTCGTCGGGCGAGACGATCGCCGGCGGCATCTTCGGGATCAGTGTCGTCGTCTTCGGCGCCCTGGCCGACGCCCTGGTGGTCGTCGTGCTGATGATCTACCTGCTCGCCGACCTGCCCCGGGTCCGCGCCCTGCTGTACCGGACGGTGCCGGGGTCGCGTCGCCCGCGGGCCATCCTGCTCGGGGACGAGATCATGGCCAAGGTCGGCCGTTACGTGCTGGGCAACCTGGTGATCTCGCTAATCGCCGGGGTCCTGACGTTCGTCTGGCTGACGGTGTTCGGCGTCCCGTACGCGGTGCTGCTGTCCCTGACGGTCGCGATCCTCGACATCGTCCCGGTCGTCGGCTCCACCGTGGCGGGTCTGGCCGTGACGGCGGTCGCACTCACCATCTCGCTGCCGGTGGCGTTGGCCACCATCGGTTTCTTCGTGGTCTACCGGGTGGTGGAGGACTACGTGCTCGTCCCGCGGATCATCGGTCGGGCCGTCGACATCCCGCCGTTGGTGACGGTGATCGCCGTGCTGGCCGGCGCGGCCCTGTTGGGGCTGGTCGGGGCTCTGGTGGCGATCCCGACCAGTGCCGGGGTGCTGCTGCTCGTCCGGGAGATGCTGTTCCCGCGGCTCGACGCGGCGTAG
- a CDS encoding glutamate synthase subunit beta has translation MADPTGFLKYGRQGPARRPVPLRLRDWKEVYEPFEEQDTRKQAARCMDCGIPFCHQGCPLGNIIPEWNDLVRTGKWQEASDRLHATNNFPEFTGRLCPAPCEGACVLGIGDDPVAIKLVEQEIADRAIADGYGLEPRPAELSTDRTVAVIGSGPAGLAAAQQLARAGHAVTVYERDQRIGGLMRYGIPEFKMDRDVLDARLTQMSAEGIDFVTGVNVGVDLTVEELRERFDAVVIATGATVARELTVDGRELQGVHLAMDYLVQQNEVCEGTRDQVEISAEGKRVVIIGGGDTGADCYGTALRQNAASVTQLDIHVQPPATRSPATPWPTYPLMLRISAAHEEGGERVFGVNSTSIAGENGHVTGLNLVEGKRIPGSFIPTEGTEFHLDADLILIALGFTGPEQEGLLDGLGVAMSSRGTIVRDANYMTDVPGVFVAGDAGRGQSLIVWAIAEGRSAAAGVDAYLAGQSFLPDPVPPTAAALR, from the coding sequence ATGGCTGACCCCACCGGGTTCCTCAAGTACGGCCGACAGGGTCCGGCCCGGCGGCCGGTGCCGCTGCGCCTGCGGGACTGGAAAGAGGTCTACGAGCCGTTCGAGGAACAGGACACCCGCAAGCAGGCCGCACGCTGCATGGACTGCGGGATCCCGTTCTGCCACCAGGGTTGCCCGCTGGGCAACATCATCCCGGAGTGGAACGACCTGGTCCGGACGGGCAAGTGGCAGGAGGCGTCGGACCGGCTGCACGCCACGAACAACTTCCCCGAGTTCACCGGGCGGTTGTGCCCGGCTCCCTGTGAGGGGGCCTGCGTGCTGGGTATCGGCGACGACCCGGTGGCCATCAAGCTGGTCGAGCAGGAGATCGCCGATCGGGCGATCGCCGACGGCTACGGCCTCGAGCCCCGTCCGGCCGAGCTGTCGACCGACCGGACGGTGGCCGTCATCGGTTCCGGCCCGGCCGGCCTGGCCGCGGCCCAGCAGCTGGCCCGGGCCGGCCACGCGGTGACGGTCTACGAGCGTGATCAGCGCATCGGCGGCCTCATGCGCTACGGCATCCCCGAGTTCAAGATGGACCGCGACGTGCTGGACGCCCGGTTGACGCAGATGTCGGCCGAGGGCATCGATTTCGTCACCGGGGTGAACGTCGGGGTCGACCTGACCGTCGAGGAGCTGCGGGAGCGGTTCGACGCGGTGGTCATCGCCACCGGGGCGACGGTCGCCCGCGAGCTGACCGTCGACGGCCGCGAACTGCAGGGCGTGCACCTGGCCATGGACTACCTGGTCCAGCAGAACGAGGTCTGCGAGGGCACCCGCGACCAGGTCGAGATCTCGGCCGAGGGCAAGCGGGTGGTCATCATCGGTGGTGGCGATACCGGGGCCGACTGCTACGGCACCGCGCTGCGCCAGAATGCCGCGTCGGTGACCCAGCTGGACATCCACGTGCAGCCGCCGGCCACCCGTTCGCCGGCGACGCCGTGGCCGACGTACCCGCTGATGCTGCGCATCTCGGCGGCGCACGAGGAGGGCGGCGAGCGCGTCTTCGGCGTGAACTCGACGTCGATCGCGGGGGAGAACGGTCACGTCACCGGTCTGAACCTGGTCGAGGGCAAGCGCATCCCCGGCAGCTTCATCCCCACCGAGGGCACCGAGTTCCACCTCGACGCCGACCTCATCCTCATCGCCCTGGGATTCACCGGCCCGGAGCAGGAGGGTCTGCTCGACGGGCTGGGGGTGGCGATGTCGTCGCGCGGCACCATCGTGCGGGACGCGAACTACATGACCGACGTGCCCGGCGTGTTCGTGGCCGGGGACGCCGGCCGCGGGCAGTCGCTCATCGTCTGGGCCATCGCCGAGGGCCGGTCCGCGGCCGCCGGGGTGGACGCCTACCTGGCCGGTCAGTCCTTCCTGCCCGACCCGGTGCCGCCGACGGCGGCCGCCCTGCGGTAG